The Streptomyces sp. NBC_01317 genomic interval CCCGGCCAGGGTTTCTTCGGCTGACCGACCGGGGGCGGGGTCTCTCCGCGGCTCCGCCCCTGCCCGCTCTTCCCGCTCTTTTCCTCGCACCGCACCGCACCGCACCGACCCCGCCCCGCTCCCCCATCCGCAGGACCGCACAGGGAGATCCCATGACCGGATACGACATCATCGACGAGGCGGTGGTCGGCGCCCCCGCGGACGCCGTCTGGGACGCGCTCGTCGCCGAGTTCCGCGGCGCCGCCGCCTGGTGGGTCCCGGCGAACACCTTCGAGACCGTGACCGGCGCGCCCGACGTCGTGGGGGGTGAGGTCGCGGTGACCGTCCACACCAAGGGCGTCGACAAGGGCGGGCTCAAGCTCCGCTTCACCTCGCGCACCCTGTCCGTGGACCCGGGCCGCCGGCTGGCGGTCGAATACGTCGACGGGGTCTTCCGCGGTCCTGCCACGTTTGTCCTGGAGCCGCTCGACGGCGGGGACCGTACCCGGGTGCGCATGCACTTCCAGGGCCGGCCGCACGGCAAGCTGAAGGTCATCTCCAAGCTCGCCGACATCGGCGCCGAGCACTCCAAGGCGACCCTCGCGGCCTTCGCGGCGCTGGACCGGCGGCTGGCCGGGGCCCGGGACGGCGCGTCCCGATGAGCGCCCTCACGAAGCTTCCCGCGGGCTCGCTCACCGAGGAGACGACGGTCCGCACCGACGACGGCGCCGCCCTCGCCGTCACCGTCCTCGGCCCCCTGAGCCCCGGGCCCGGCAGCGGGACCACGGTCGTGCTGGCGCACGGCTGGGCGGCGGGGCGCCGGGTCTGGGGCACGGTCGCCGACCGGCTGATCAGGGACGGCCACCGCGTGGTGCTGTACGACCAGCGCGGGCACGGCGCGTCCGGCCTCGGCACCGAGCCCATCTCGATCCGGCGGCTCGGCGCCGACCTGGCGGCCGTGCTGGGCGAGACGGGCTCGCGGGACGCGGTACTGGTCGGGCACTCGGGTGGCGGTTTCGCGGCGATGGAGTACGCCACCGCCGAGCCCTCCCTCGCGCGGCGGCTGCGCGGGCTGGTGCTGCTGGGCACCGCCGCGCACGACCAGGACACCCCGGACAGTGAAGTACGCATGATGGGCAGCGCGTTGTTCTCCCGGGCGCTGGCGCGGCCCGCGCTCGGCCGGCGGCTGCTGGGCCAGACGATGGGCAAGAAGGTCGACCCGTGCGCCCTGGAGGTCAACCGGCAGATGTTCGCGGCGGCGTCGCCTCAGGTGCGCGCGGACTGCTTCAGCTCGTCGCGCGGCATGGACCTGCGGGCGAAGCTGGCCGCCGTCACCACGCCCGCCGTGGTGCTGGCAGGGGAGAACGACCGGGTCATCGCTCCGGCGCTGGGCAAGGCGGTGGCGGCCTCGCTGCCGGACGCGCGGTTCGAACAGTTGCCGGGCGCGGGGCACATGCTGCCGCTGGAGCGTCCCGGAGATGTCGTACGGGCCGTGGCCGGGCTGCTGGCCCGACCCCGGCCGTGACGCCGTCCACCACCGTGATCGACGAGATCCTGCCTCCGGGCGTCAGGTCGGCCGAAGCGTTCGACGACCTGGCGCCCGCGCCGCTGTTTCCCGAGGAGGCCGCGCTGATGGCCGGCCGGTGGGAGCGGCGGCAGCGGCAGTTCGCGACCGCCCGCGCCTGTGCGCGCCGCTCGCTGTCCCAACTGGGCCTGGCGCCCGCGCCGTTGCTGCCGGGCGCGGGCGGTGCGCCGCAGTGGCCGGCGGGGGTGGTGGGGAGCATCACCCATTGCGACGGCTACCGGGCCGCGGTGGTGGCGAGGACCACCGACATCGCGGCGCTCGGCATCGACGCGGAGCCCGCCGAGCCGTTGCCGCCCGGGGTCCTCGGCCTGGTGACGTCGGACGGCGAGAGGGCGGTGGTGGAGCAACTGGCCGCCGCACAGCCGGGCGTGCCGTGGGACCGGCTGCTGTTCTCGGCGAAGGAAGCGGTGTACAAGGCGTGGTTCCCGGCGACGGGCCGGTGGCTGGGTTTCGCGGACGCCCGCGTCGAGCCGGCCGCCGACGGTACGTTCCTGGCGTGTCTGCACCCGGCGGACCCTCCCGTACACGCCCCTACGCATTACGCGGGGCGCTGGCTGGTGCGTGGGGAGCTGCTGCTGACGGCGGTGGCCCTGAGGGCCGTACGGCCCTCGCCGCTCCCCCCGGCCGGTCCGCTCGCCCCGGTCAGCGGTCCAGCACGACGATACGGGCCGGAGCGCCCTGCCGGTGCGCCGACGGGGACCCGCTGCCCTTCCTGAACTGCTGCGGGCTCACGCCCCGCACCCGCTTGAAGGCCGCGCTCAGCGCGAACGCCCCGCTGTAGCCCACCCGGCGCGCCACCGTGGCCACCGTCGCGTCCGGTTCCCTCAGCAGGTCCGCGGCGAGGGTGAGGCGCCAGCCCGTCAGGTACGCCATCGGGGGCTCTCCGACGAGGTGGGTGAAGTGGCGGGCGAGGCCCGCGCGCGAGACGCCGACGGTGTCGGCGAGCGACGCCACCGTCCAGGCCTTCCCGGGCTGTTCGTGGAGCAGCCGCAGCGCGGGACCCACCACGGGGTCGCTCTGCGCGCGGTACCACGCGGGCGCGCCGGACCCGGGGACCGCCAGCCAGGTGCGCAGCACACTGACGAGCAGCAGGTCCAACAGCCGGTCCAGGACCAGCTCCTGGCCGATCTCGTCCTTGCCGATCTCGTCGGCGAGCAGCGCCACGAGTGGGTTGGGTCCCGCCTCCGCGGGCCGTACGAGCAGGACCGGCAGCGCGGCCAGCAGACGCCGGCCGATCTCGCTGGGCGCCTGATACGTGCCGCTGAGCATGACCGAGGAGCCGGTCCTGCTGTCGTCGCCCCAGGTGCGTACCCCGAGGGCCATCGTCTCCGTGACGTCCTCGCCCTCGGTGGTGTTGCAGCGCTGTTCGGGTCCGACGACGATCTGGAGGGGCGTGTCGAGGTCGTCGGCGATGGTGTACGCGTCGGGGCCGCGCATCACGGCGACGTCCCCGGGACACAGCAGCACCGGGTCCCCGTTGTCGGGGATCACCCAGGCGTCGCCGCGCACCATGGTGACCACGGAGATCGGGGCCCGGTCCTCGACCCGGAGCGACCACGGCGGGTTGAAGACGGACTTGAGGAGGAACGCGCCGCGGGCCTTGGGACCTTCGAGGAGACCGGTCAGAGTGTCCATGTCATCACCTTAGACGACGCCGTATGAAAAGACACCGGTTCCACATGATCCGTCTCAACTCGGCACGCGGTGGGCGCGCCGGGTGGTATGCGCCCGCCCTCCTCGCGGGGGAACGAGAAGGAGGGCGGGCGCAGTTCGGGGGGGGAGAGAGAGAACGGCTCTCAGGCGCTCCGCGCCGGGCCCCTGCCGTGCAGGACCAGCGCGCGCCCGAGGGCGCCCAGGGCCGCCGTACAGGCCAGCGTGCGCGCGACGTTGGCGGACCGCCACGGCAGGTCGAATGCCTTCCGTACGGCCGCGAGGTCGGCGCCGGAGGATGAACCGGCCCGCGCCAGCCGCCTGTTGAGCGGCAGGTTCACGCACACGGTGACGGCGACCGAGAGCGCGTAGAGCGCGGTGGCCGCACCGGTCCAGCGCGCCGCCTCCGGCCGCTCCCGGCGCCGCTGGAGGACCGCCGCGAGCCCCGTGGCGAGGAACACCCCGAGGAACAGGAGCCCGAAGAGCCCGCTGTTGTCGAGGACCCCGTTGATCCGCCGCATCGCGGTCACGTACGCCTCGTCGTCCCGCCGGGCGAGGCGCGGCATGACCGACACGTCGAAGGCGAGGTAGAGACCCGCCATCAGTCCGGTGCCGATGGTCGCGGCGACGAGCACGGGGCGGGTCGCCAGGTCACGGGGGCGTACGGCCGCCGGTACGCCGGGGACCTCGGGGGGAACGGAGTGCATCGGGCTTCCTCTCAGGACGGGCGGGTGACCCCGGTGAGGGTCCGTTCGTAGCGCCGGCGCAGCACGGTGTTGCCGATGACCCGGACGGGCGGCGGGATGGTCGCGGCGACCTGCGCCACCGACCGCTTGTCCGCGCCGTCGAACATCCAGGGCTGGAGCGCCGTCATGACCTTGAGCGGGGCGCTGGCGATCACCTTCCGCTCGACCGCGAGGTACTCCTCGGGGGAGAGCCGCGCGAAGACGGGGAACGAGACCGCCTCCTCGTCCTTGAGGTGGTCCCTCAGCACGGAGTCGAAGCGGGTGGCCGCCTGCTCCACCGCGGCGGGGTCACCGCCGGGGCGCAGCACGGCCGAAACCGCCTCCATGGCCCGGTCGAGGACCGCGTGGTCCTCGCCGAGCAGCCGCGCCTCGGCGGCGAACTGCGGGGCCCTGGCGAGCAGTCCCGGCCACAGGACGTCGTCCTCGCTGCGGTGGTGCCAGTCGATGATGTCGCGCAGCTGCTGCCACCAGGCGCCGGCCGGCCCGAGCCCGGCGCGGGTCAGCAGGGGCGCGGCGGCCAGCAGCCGCCGGGCGTCGCGGCGCATCGCGATGTGCATCAGCGCGAACCCGTGGAAGTGACCGGGCAGGGAACCGAGGCCGTGCTCGCTCGACATGGGACTACTCATGGCCGCCTCCTCGTGGCTGATACGACTCGTCCGATACGTCTCGTCGTGGGCGTCGTCACGCGCCGGTGCGCGCGGCCCGCGGTCGCGGCCCGCTCGGTGCGGGCCGCGACCACAGGACGGTGTGACGCGAGGTCAGACGTTCCACACGCCGGTGGCGGCGGCGTCCCTGGCGTAGTCGGAGAAGTCGCGGGCCTTGCGGCCCAGGGCCTCCTCCACGCCGTTCACGACGTGCGCGTTGCGGCCGTCGAGGATGAGGCCGAAGAGGTCGGCGAACTCGACCGGCAGCCCGTTCTCCGCCAGGACGGCGCGGTAGTCGTCAAGGGCGACCGGGATGTACGTGATCTCCCGCCCGGTGGCCTTGGACAGCTCCTGGGCCACGTCCTGGAAGCTCAGCAGCCGGGGCCCGGAGAGTTCGTAGGTCTTGCCGATGTGCTTCGGGTCGGTCAGCGCGGCGGTGACCACGTCCGCGATGTCGTCGGCGTCCGTGAACGGCTCGACGGCGTCACCGGTCGGCAGGGCCAGCTCACCGGAGAGGACGGGGTCCAGGAAGAAGCTCTCGCTGAAGTTCTGGTTGAACCAGCTCGACCGCACGATCGTCCAGTCGGCGCCGGAGTCCTTCAGCTTGTTCTCGCTGACCTGCGCGCCCTCCTCGCCGCGCCCGGAGAGCAGCACCAGCCGACGGGCGCCCCGCTCGACGGCGAACGCGGAGAAGGCCTCGACGGCCTCGGCCGCGCCGGGGAAGGCGAGGTCGGGGTAGTACGTGACGTAGACGGCTCCCACGCCTTCCAGCGCGCCCTCCCAGGTGGCGGGTTCTTCCCAGACGAAGGGCCGGTCGGCGTTGCGCGAACCGACGCGTACGGGGAGATCCAGCGCGGCGAGCCGCTCGGCGACTCTGCGGCCGGTCTTGCCGGTGCCGCCGATGACGAGTGTCGTCTTCTTGTCTGCCTGGGTGTCCTGCGTGGTCTGTGTCATGGCTCCAGTCAAGTGCACCCGGCTGAGACGGTACATAGCCGCAAAGCTCAGTTCCATACGCGTGCGTCCAACATCCCGCGCTCAGGAACTGCCCAGCCCCCCGCAGACGTTGATCGCCTGGCCGGTGACGGACGCGGCGCCCTCGCTCGCGAGGAAGCCGACCAGGCTCGCCACCTCCTCGGCGGTGGTGTAGCGGCCGAGCGGGATCTTCGCCTCGAACTGCTCCTGGACGAACTCCTCGGTGGTGTCCCAGGCGGCGGCGTACCCCTGTCTGACCTGTTCGGCCATCGGGGTCTCCACATAGCCGGGACAGACCGCGTTCACGGTGACCCCGGCCGGCGCCAGCTCCTTGCCGAGCGACCGGGTGAAGCCGACCACTCCGTGCTTGGACGCGGAGTACGGGGAGCCCAGCAGGACGCCCTGCTTCCCGGCGACCGAGGCGATGTTGATGATGCGGCCGTGGCCGGCCTCCATCAGGCCGCCGCTGCGCAGCACTTCACGGGTGAGCAGGAAGACACCGTTGAGATTGGTGTCGATCACGTCGTACCAGAGTTCGTCGGTCATCTCGGCGAGCGGGCCGCCACCACCCCGGCCCGCGTTGTTCACCAGGACGTTCACCGGACCGAACTCCCCTACCACCGCGGCCACCAGAGCGGCGACCGACCTCCGGTCCCGTACGTCGGCCGCCGCGCCTTCGGCGCGCAGCCCCTCCGCGCGGAGATCCTCGACCGTCTGCTTGACGTGGTGCGCGGTGCGCGCGCAGACAAAGACACGATGTCCCCGCCGCCCCAGTTCCCGCGCTATGGCCAGGCCTATTCCCCGGGTCGCACCGGTGATCAGGGCGACCGGGCCGGCCAGCGCCCCCATCGCTCCCGGCCGGTGCCCGGCCCCCCGTACCTGAATTCCCACGGCTTCCCTCCGCGTCGTCGAATCTCCGTCGGACAACCGCTCTTCGACTCGGAGACGTTATCCGCGCAGGGATCGCTTTCCTTGAATTCTTGAGTACCTGTCGAGCACGTCTCCATGCTTTCGACCAGGGCACCCACCCATTCCACGCACCCGCCGGACAGCGCCGACAACCCAGAATTCCCTGTCGGCATATGCCGTTCACTTACACGCCGGAAACATTTATCGCGGGCGCGCGCCGGGGTCGTACTCAGCTCACCCGGACGAGCGGTTCGCGGGAGGTCTCCGCCGGGGCCGCCTCGGGGCCCGCCATCAGGATCGAACGCTGGAGCCGCCGGACGCCCGCGGAGGGCTCCAGGCCCAACTCCTTGACCAGCGTCGAGCGCAGCCGCTGATAGACGCTCAGCGCCTCGCCCCGGCGGCCGGAACGGTGGAGGGCGAGCATGAACTGGCCGTGCAGGTTCTCGTGGGTGCGGTAGCGGCTGACCAGCACGGTCAGTTCGGCGAGCAGCTCGCGGTGCCGGCCCAGCCGCAGGTCCGCCTCGATGCGCTGGTCGAGCGCGCACAGGCGCGACTCCTCCAGGCGCTTGATCTCCATGTCGAGCTGCGCCCCGCACTGGACGTCGGCGAAGGGCGGGCCCGTCCACAGGGCGAGCGCTTCCCTCAACTGCCGGGCGGCGCGCGGGTAGTCGCCGGCGTCGGCCGCCCGGTACCCGAGCCCGGCGAGCCGGTCGAACTCCTTGACGTCGCTCGTCCCGCCGCCGGTGTCGAGCCGGTAGCCGCCGGGGAGCGTGATCAGGATGTCCTTGGCGGTACGCTCGCCCCCGCCCTCCGGCTCGGCCTTGAGTGCCGTCGCTATCAGGGACCGCAGCTGGAGGACGTACGTCTGGAGGGTCGTCCTGGCACTGCGCGGGGGCTCGCCCGCCCACAGCTCCTCGATCAGCGCGGCCACCGGCACCACCTGGTCCGCGTGGAGGGCCAGGACGGCGAGCACCTGACGGGGCTTGGGCGCCGTCGGAGTGATCGATTTCCCGTTCTGTCTCACAGCCAATGCGCCCAGTACGTCGATGTCCACGCGTCTCCCCTATCCCTGCAAGGTGAAGTCAGTGCCGTTCGAGGCCGCTCACGGGGTGCGATTGCTGCGCATGGATTCAAAAACAGGACAGACGGTTTGTCAATATCAAACCGTCCAGACTGTTTTTTGTTAACGCTGTGTACACCAACCTCGCCCCTTCGTCACCGTACGGGCGGAAATCGGTCAGCGCGCGCCCGTCACACGGGCTCCTCGACCGGCATTCCGGGCGCACCGACAACACAGCGGGAGCCGCAGGTCACCACTGTGTCCAGCGCGTCCCGCGCCGCCAGTCTCGGCAGCATCAGCTCCCAGAACCCGGTCAGCGTACGCTGAGAGATCCAGTCCTTGTCGTCCCTTGAGCCAAGTACCTGGAAACCGACCGTCGCAGCCACGATCGCGCCCACCGCGTCGTCGTGCGACACCCCGTCGGCCAGAGCGCCCTGAGCCGCCGCCCGCTGTAGTACGGTCTCGATCCAGGACCGCCACTCACGCCGCAGATCGACGCCGCCGACGCGGGAGATGTCGCCGCTCAGCTCGAATCCGGCGCGGACGACCACATCGTCGTCGAGTCCGCACATCAGTGCGTGGGTACTGTCCACCAGAAGCTGGAGAGCGGCGGGCCCGTCGGCACCCGCCACGACGGTGAGCCGCCGCACCCGCCGCACGGCCTCTTCCTCGACCCCGCCGGCCAGGGCGCTCTTGCTGTCGAAGTGGAAATGCAGGGCCCCGTTGCTCACCCCGGCCCGGCGGCTGATCGCCGTGAGTGAGGCGGACACAAATCCTTCCTCCGCGAAGACCTCCGCGGCGGCGAGGATCAACGACCGCCGGGTACGGGCGGCGCGCTCCTGCTTGACCATCAACATCTCCAAGGTGTCGGGAGGACCGGCAGCGACGCGCACGTTGCGGCACGACATTAACAAACCGCCGGGGCGGTTTGTATATGGAATACACAACTCCGCCAGCTGAAGGCGCTCCTGGTCGGCCACCGGCTCAAGGCCCGCTCAAGATTGGCCGGAGAACATCTGGAGATCCACTCGACCGAATGAACCATGCCTGGACGCCAGTTCGCCAGTGACACGTGTGTTCTTACGCTTACTCGGCGTGGCGACCCAGTATTTACGTGGAAGCCGCCCAGAAGCCTGTCGACTATACCGGTCGGTATGTATATTTCCCGCTTCGGGGGAGCTGTACCGCTCTCGTCCTTCACCCGTGATCCGTGCTCCTTGGGGAGGCTCCATGTCCGAAACGACATTCCGGATGAACGACACGTCCGGCTCCGCCGGTCTCTACGGCCCGTCCCGCCCGTCCGGCCCGCCGGCACCACCGCTGACCACCACGGTTCCGAAGGAGTTCGTGCACCGCGCGGCGGTGGCGGAGGTCCTGCTCACCGGCTGGCGCCGCGTCGACGCCACGCACTTCGCCGTGACGGCCCAGTGGCCCCGGCTGCACGGCTTCTACAGCGCCGTCCTCGGCCGGCACGACCCGCTGCTCACGGCGGAAACCATTCGTCAGGTCGGTTCCCTGCTGTCCCACGCCGAGTTCGGCGTGCCTCTGGGGCATCAGTTCCTCATGCGGGACCTGTCGTTCACCGTCGACCCGCGGCACCTCGCGGTGACCGGGGTCCCCGCGGACCTCGAACTCGACGTCCGCTGCTCGGAGATACGCAGACGCGGCTCCGAACTGGCCTCGATGCGCTACGAGGCCGTGGTCCACCGGGACGGCCAGATCGTCGCCACCGGGGGCGCGTCCTTCGCGTGCGCCTCCCCCGCCGTCTACCGGCGCCTGCGGGGCGGGCGGGCCGGTACGGAGTCCTCGGCACACCGGCACCCGCTGGGGACACCCGTACCGCCGCCGGACGTCGGCCGCTCCGCGCCGTTCGACGTGGTGCTCTCCCCGACCGACGACGGCGCCGGCGTATGGCAGCTGCGCACCGACACCACCCACCCGGTGCTCTTCGACCACCCGGTCGACCACATACCGGGCATGCTGCTGCTCGAAGCGGCCCGGCAGGCCACTCTGGTGACGCTGGGCGCGGGAGACCGCGTCCTGACCAGCTTCACCGGCTCGTTCGACCGTTACGCGGAGCTGGACCTCCCGTGCCGGGTCGAGGCCCGGGTCCTGCCCGAGGACTTCGCGGGCCTGGCGTCGGTCCTGGTGACCGGCCATCAGGAGGGTGAGCAGGTCTTCAGCTGCGTGGTGAGCGCGTCCAGGGACTGACGTCCCGGCCGGGCAGGGGGCGTACCGCCGCGTGTTCCTCCACCTCGTCCAGGTAGAGGGCGGCACGCGCCGCCGCGTCCGCGCGCTGCGCGGGAGGCACCCCGCGCAGCGCGCGCCGCCGCGATCCCCGGGTGAGCAGGTCCGGGGACAGGCCGGTCTCCGGGGACAGCAGGAAGGCGCGGGCCCGGTCCCGTACCCCGCGCCGCAGGACGAGGTAGAAGCCGAGGGCGACCAGGAAGTTGAGGACCGCCTTGCCCGCGATGCCCGCGACGGACTGGAGGAACGGCGAGTCGAAGAACCAGTGCATGCCCATCGCCGTCAGCAGGCAGAGCAGGGCCGCGAGGTGGCGCCGCGGCGCCGGCGGGGAGCGGTGGGCGAGCAGGATCCCGACCCCGGTGCCCGCCACCGCCGTCATGGCCCAGTGCGAGCCGATGCCTGTGAGCACCACCCGGGTGGTGAAGGACTGGCCGACGGCGGCGCCCTCGTCGATCCCCCCGGCGATCACGAGGGAGTTCATCGCGAAGGTCCAGTTCTCGACGACCTGGAAGCCCAGTCCGGTGAAGGCGCCCAGGAAGAAGCCGTCCAGCGGCCCGCGGACCAGCCGCCGCGACCCGAGGGCGATCAGCAGCACACCGGACACCTTGAGGAGTTCCTCGTTCAGCGGGGCCGTGAGGGCCGCGCCCCAGCGCGAGCCGAAGTCGATCCCGCCGGTCTTGAACCAGACCCCCTGGAGTCCGGTGTTGGCCACGATGGCGCTGCCCGTCGCCGCGGTGCCGCCCCAGGCGACGCCGCTCCAGGCCCAGGGGCGGGACGGCGGCCGGACGGGGCGCGCCTGTTCCAAAATGCCCACCCCGACGAGGACGGTGAGCAGCAGCAGCGCCGCGGCCAGCAGGGCGGAGCCGGGGAAGACCCGGACGAGGCCCGAGAAGTCGTAGAGGATCAGCGCCGCGCCGGCCGCGCAGAGGACGGCCCACATCAGGCCCACGACCCTGCGCCCGGCGGACGCGCCGAGGGTGGTCACCGGGGTGTGTCCGCGCCGTGGGCTCGTTCGCCCGGAGGGCGGGGCGCGCGTGCCCGGTGTCGCGAGCCGGACACCACTTCGCGGACCCGCGCCGGGGCCGGGCTCACAGGACGCCCCCGGGGAAGGCGACCTCGCGGGCCTGCGCGAGCCCGTCCGCCAGGGCGTCGGGGTCCGCGTCCGGCTCCGCCAGTACGGTGATCTCGACGGCGTAGTCCTGCCCCGGCGACACCCACACGGCGGCCCGGCCCGCGCGGCCGCCCCTGCGCAGCGTCCCGGTCGCGCCCGGTGCTCCCCCGGCACTGGTGGCCCGGGTCGGCGCGCCCAGCACGATGTCGCTGTCCACCGCCGACTGGATCCTGCGCAGCCCCGGCCACAGCTCCCCGGCGTCGGCGGTGGTGGTGACGGGGACGGCGACGTAACTCGCGACGAAGTCGACACCGTCGCGCGACAGGGACAGGCCGCTGCCGGAGTCGCTCCCCGCCTTGCTCAGCTGCCAGCCCCCGCCCACCACCCGCAGGACGAGCGTGTCGTCGCCCGGCCCCAGCACCAGCTCCGTGTTGTCCCGTACGGGCTCGTCGTCGTCGAGGGCGCCGTCGATCAGCGACCAGCCGACGGTCAGCGCCAGCACGACGCACAGGACCCCCGCGACGGCCCACCGCGTCGGCCGGGACGGCCGCGCGGGCGGGTGTCGCGTGACCGGTGCGTCCGCCATGCCTCTGTGCCCGTACCCGTCGTCCCCTAGACCGCTTCCTTCCGGGCGTCGTGCCGCAGGGGCGTGAGCTGCTGGATGTCGTAGCGCACGCGCAGCTCGTTGACGGCGTCGGGGTCCGGTGCGCCCTCCTGCTTGAGGATGTCGAGCAGTTCCTCGAAGTACCGCTCGTGGTCCGTGGGCGGGGACGACTGGAAGAACATGCGCGCGGGTCCGTCGCCGGCGTTGGCGAACGCGTGCGGGCAGCCCGGCGGGACGACGATGACCGTGCCGGGCGTCGCCCGTACGACCGTGCGGCCCGACGCGGACTCCCAGTGCCGCCAGTCCTCGCTGAGCACCCGTGGTTCGAACGCCAGCACGTCCAGCTCGCCGTCGAGGACGTAGAACAGCTCCTCGCTGTGCGCGTGCCGGTGCGCGCCCACGTCGAAGCCCGGCGGGACGACGACCTCGAAGCTGGAGGAGACCCGGGAGTGTTCGCCGGTGACCTTGAAGGTCACCTCCTGGGAGGCGGTACGGACGGTCGTGCCCCCGCCCGGCGGGACGACCAGGCCTTCGGTGCGCGCGAGCCCGGCCCGCTGGGTCATCAGGGTCATGCGGTCCTCCGGAAAGAGACGGAAGGGAAAGGCGGCAGAGGAAGGCGGAGACGGGTACGGACGGGTCGCTCACCAGAGGACGGGCAGCGCCTCGGGGCCGCGGATCAATGCCTCGCGCCGCCAGCGCACCTCGTCCCGCGGCACGGCGAGCCGCAGGCGCGGCAGCCGCTCCAGCAGGCTCGCGATCATGATCCTGGACTCCAGCCGGGCGAGCATCGGGCCGACGCAGTAGTGCGGTCCGTGTCCGAAGGCCAGATGCGGGGTGGGGCCCCGGTCGAAGTCGAGCCGGCCGGGATCGGCGAAGACGTCCGAGTCCCGGTTGGCGGTGAGGTACGAGGCGTAGACGGCCTCGCCGGCCCGGATCCGTACCCCCCGGACCGTCACGTCCTCGGTGGCGATCCGTGCGATGCCCACGCCGTTGCGGTGCGGGATGAAGCGCAGCAGCTCCTCGACGGCGGCGGGCAGCAGCTCGGGTTCCGCGCGCAGCCGCGCCATGTGGTCCGGGTGGGTGAGCAGCGCGTAGAGCATGTTGGCGCTGTTGTTGGTGACGGCGTGGGCGCCGCTGATCTGGATGAGGACGGCGATCGCGACCGCTTCTTCGAGGCTCAGCTCGTCCGTCTCCACCGCCTCGGCCAGCACCGCCGCGAGGTCGTCGCCGCCGTTCGTACGCCGCCGGCCGATGAAGTCGGTGAAATAGGCACCGATCTCCGCCTTGGCACGCTCGCTGTGGGCCCGGCTGTGCGCGGCGGTCAGGAGCGACTCCGTCCACTTCCGCATCAACGGCCGGTCGTGCTCGGGCACGCCCATGATCTCGCTGATCACGGCCAGCGGGAACGGCCCGTGGATCCGCGCCATCAGATCGGCGGGCGCGCCCGCGCGCAGCATGCCGTCGATGAGGTCGTCCATGATCCGCCGGGCACGCTCCTCCACCCCGGCGACGGCGCGGGGGGTGAACGCCTTGGCGACCGAGCGGCGCAGCCGGGTGTGGTCGGGCGGGTCGGCGAATCCCACGGCCGCGTCGAGCGGGATGAAGTGCGGGGTCATCCGGGTGACGGCACGGCCCACGAGCGCCTGACGGCTGAAGCGCGCGTCGTTGGTGACCAGCTTGACGTCCTCGTACCGGGTGATCAGCCAGGCGAACCCCTCGCCGTGGGGGAGCTGGACCCGGCTGACCGGGTCCTCGCGCAGCCGTTCGGCGAGGAAGGGGTCGAAGTCCAGC includes:
- the fabG gene encoding 3-oxoacyl-ACP reductase FabG; amino-acid sequence: MGALAGPVALITGATRGIGLAIARELGRRGHRVFVCARTAHHVKQTVEDLRAEGLRAEGAAADVRDRRSVAALVAAVVGEFGPVNVLVNNAGRGGGGPLAEMTDELWYDVIDTNLNGVFLLTREVLRSGGLMEAGHGRIINIASVAGKQGVLLGSPYSASKHGVVGFTRSLGKELAPAGVTVNAVCPGYVETPMAEQVRQGYAAAWDTTEEFVQEQFEAKIPLGRYTTAEEVASLVGFLASEGAASVTGQAINVCGGLGSS
- a CDS encoding 4'-phosphopantetheinyl transferase family protein, whose product is MTPSTTVIDEILPPGVRSAEAFDDLAPAPLFPEEAALMAGRWERRQRQFATARACARRSLSQLGLAPAPLLPGAGGAPQWPAGVVGSITHCDGYRAAVVARTTDIAALGIDAEPAEPLPPGVLGLVTSDGERAVVEQLAAAQPGVPWDRLLFSAKEAVYKAWFPATGRWLGFADARVEPAADGTFLACLHPADPPVHAPTHYAGRWLVRGELLLTAVALRAVRPSPLPPAGPLAPVSGPARRYGPERPAGAPTGTRCPS
- a CDS encoding AraC family transcriptional regulator, encoding MDTLTGLLEGPKARGAFLLKSVFNPPWSLRVEDRAPISVVTMVRGDAWVIPDNGDPVLLCPGDVAVMRGPDAYTIADDLDTPLQIVVGPEQRCNTTEGEDVTETMALGVRTWGDDSRTGSSVMLSGTYQAPSEIGRRLLAALPVLLVRPAEAGPNPLVALLADEIGKDEIGQELVLDRLLDLLLVSVLRTWLAVPGSGAPAWYRAQSDPVVGPALRLLHEQPGKAWTVASLADTVGVSRAGLARHFTHLVGEPPMAYLTGWRLTLAADLLREPDATVATVARRVGYSGAFALSAAFKRVRGVSPQQFRKGSGSPSAHRQGAPARIVVLDR
- a CDS encoding NmrA family NAD(P)-binding protein, producing the protein MTQTTQDTQADKKTTLVIGGTGKTGRRVAERLAALDLPVRVGSRNADRPFVWEEPATWEGALEGVGAVYVTYYPDLAFPGAAEAVEAFSAFAVERGARRLVLLSGRGEEGAQVSENKLKDSGADWTIVRSSWFNQNFSESFFLDPVLSGELALPTGDAVEPFTDADDIADVVTAALTDPKHIGKTYELSGPRLLSFQDVAQELSKATGREITYIPVALDDYRAVLAENGLPVEFADLFGLILDGRNAHVVNGVEEALGRKARDFSDYARDAAATGVWNV
- a CDS encoding SRPBCC family protein; its protein translation is MTGYDIIDEAVVGAPADAVWDALVAEFRGAAAWWVPANTFETVTGAPDVVGGEVAVTVHTKGVDKGGLKLRFTSRTLSVDPGRRLAVEYVDGVFRGPATFVLEPLDGGDRTRVRMHFQGRPHGKLKVISKLADIGAEHSKATLAAFAALDRRLAGARDGASR
- a CDS encoding hemerythrin domain-containing protein, coding for MSSPMSSEHGLGSLPGHFHGFALMHIAMRRDARRLLAAAPLLTRAGLGPAGAWWQQLRDIIDWHHRSEDDVLWPGLLARAPQFAAEARLLGEDHAVLDRAMEAVSAVLRPGGDPAAVEQAATRFDSVLRDHLKDEEAVSFPVFARLSPEEYLAVERKVIASAPLKVMTALQPWMFDGADKRSVAQVAATIPPPVRVIGNTVLRRRYERTLTGVTRPS
- a CDS encoding AfsR/SARP family transcriptional regulator, with the protein product MDIDVLGALAVRQNGKSITPTAPKPRQVLAVLALHADQVVPVAALIEELWAGEPPRSARTTLQTYVLQLRSLIATALKAEPEGGGERTAKDILITLPGGYRLDTGGGTSDVKEFDRLAGLGYRAADAGDYPRAARQLREALALWTGPPFADVQCGAQLDMEIKRLEESRLCALDQRIEADLRLGRHRELLAELTVLVSRYRTHENLHGQFMLALHRSGRRGEALSVYQRLRSTLVKELGLEPSAGVRRLQRSILMAGPEAAPAETSREPLVRVS
- a CDS encoding alpha/beta fold hydrolase; the protein is MSALTKLPAGSLTEETTVRTDDGAALAVTVLGPLSPGPGSGTTVVLAHGWAAGRRVWGTVADRLIRDGHRVVLYDQRGHGASGLGTEPISIRRLGADLAAVLGETGSRDAVLVGHSGGGFAAMEYATAEPSLARRLRGLVLLGTAAHDQDTPDSEVRMMGSALFSRALARPALGRRLLGQTMGKKVDPCALEVNRQMFAAASPQVRADCFSSSRGMDLRAKLAAVTTPAVVLAGENDRVIAPALGKAVAASLPDARFEQLPGAGHMLPLERPGDVVRAVAGLLARPRP
- a CDS encoding anthrone oxygenase family protein: MHSVPPEVPGVPAAVRPRDLATRPVLVAATIGTGLMAGLYLAFDVSVMPRLARRDDEAYVTAMRRINGVLDNSGLFGLLFLGVFLATGLAAVLQRRRERPEAARWTGAATALYALSVAVTVCVNLPLNRRLARAGSSSGADLAAVRKAFDLPWRSANVARTLACTAALGALGRALVLHGRGPARSA